In Acidobacteriota bacterium, the genomic stretch CTTTGCCCTCCTGGAAAGCCATCCCACACTCGTCCGCGGCCTGCTCCTCGGGCTGACGACGAGGCTCGTTGAACTGACCAATCGGCTTGCCGAGCTGACCCGCACCCGCGTGGAGGCGCGCCTGGCGCGCCTGTTCCTCAAGATGGCGGAGCAGATGGGGCGCCCTCATCCCCGCGGCGAACTGGTGCCGGCGGTGCTCTCCCGCCAGGAGCTGGCGGACCTGACGGGAACCACCATCGAGACGGCCATCCGTGTCATGAGCCGGTGGCAGAAGCAGAACGTCGTCCACACCGAGAAAGACGGATTCGTGATTGTCGACCGCAAAGCGCTGGAGGCGCTCTGCGCGGAGTAGGGCGCGATGGTGGACACCGCCATCCGTATGATGTAGATCATGGGTCGTCCCGTCCCGCAACGTTACAGTTGCCGCGTCTGCACGTCCTGCCGGAACCGTGGGGCTTGTAGGAGTGGCACATGTCCGTTCGCGTCAAGCTGCCCCAGCTCGAGGATTGGAAGGC encodes the following:
- a CDS encoding Crp/Fnr family transcriptional regulator, which translates into the protein MPPQAAELLARAPIFRRIKPEDRERIAQVSRVATFSRGDVIFNEGDPAACFYVVTAGRVKISKMTPGGNELILEIFGVGDPLGAVAVYEDLPFPATATALEDTSCVLIPRREFFALLESHPTLVRGLLLGLTTRLVELTNRLAELTRTRVEARLARLFLKMAEQMGRPHPRGELVPAVLSRQELADLTGTTIETAIRVMSRWQKQNVVHTEKDGFVIVDRKALEALCAE